One genomic region from Equus asinus isolate D_3611 breed Donkey chromosome 8, EquAss-T2T_v2, whole genome shotgun sequence encodes:
- the LOC139046024 gene encoding putative olfactory receptor 2B8: MERANDSTFSGFILLGFSNRPQLETALFVAILIIYFLSFLGNGTIILLSVLDPRLHTPMYFFLSNLSFMDLCLTTCTVPQTVANFKGKDKTITYGGCVTQLFIALGLGGVECVLLSVMAYDRYAAVCRPLHYMVIMHPQLGLQLVVTAWLTGFGNSVVQTALTMTLPLCGKNRVDHFFCEVPVMLKLACTNTSINEAELFAVSVFFLVVPLSLILVSYGHIPRAVLKIKSAHGRWKAFGTCGSHLMVVIIFFGTLISMYLQPPSSYSQDVNKSIALFYTLVTPLLNPLIYTLRNKEVKGALRRLVRRTRD, encoded by the coding sequence ATGGAAAGAGCTAATGACAGCACCTTCTCTGGATTCATTCTCCTGGGCTTCTCCAACAGACCTCAGCTAGAAACGGCTCTCTTTGTGGCCATCCTGATCATCTACTTTTTGAGCTTTCTAGGTAATGGCACAATTATCCTTTTGTCAGTTTTGGATCCTCGCCTCCATACccctatgtatttcttcctctccaacctctcTTTCATGGATCTTTGTTTGACTACTTGCACTGTCCCTCAGACTGTGGCCAACTTTAAGGGGAAGGACAAGACCATCACCTATGGTGGCTGTGTGACCCAGCTCTTCATTGCCTTGGGACTCGGGGGAGTGGAGTGTGTCCTCCTGTctgtcatggcctatgaccgctatgcgGCTGTGTGCCGCCCACTCCACTACATGGTGATCATGCATCCCCAGCTTGGCTTGCAGCTTGTTGTGACTGCTTGGCTTACAGGGTTTGGCAATTCTGTAGTACAGACGGCATTGACCATGACTCTTCCCCTCTGTGGTAAAAACCGAGTagaccacttcttctgtgaagttCCAGTGATGCTAAAACTGGCCTGCACCAACACCTCCATCAATGAGGCTGAACTCTTTGCTGTCAGTGTCTTCTTCTTGGTGGTGCCCCTGTCATTAATCTTAGTATCCTATGGTCACATTCCCCGTGCAGTCCTGAAGATAAAATCAGCCCATGGAAGGTGGAAGGCTTTTGGAACCTGTGGCTCTCACCTAATGGTAGTGATCATTTTCTTTGGCACACTCATCTCCATGTacctccagcctccctccagtTATTCGCAGGATGTGAACAAAAGCATTGCCCTCTTCTATACTCTGGTGACTCCCTTGCTGAATCCCTTGATTTACACTTTGAGGAACAAGGAAGTCAAAGGGGCGCTAAGGAGACTAGTGAGGAGAACCAGAGACTAG